Sequence from the Archangium lipolyticum genome:
GCACCTCCTCGCGCAGTGCCTTGTGCTGCACCGCCCGCTCCAGCACCAGCACCAGTGCGTCCAGATCCACCGGCTTGGTGACGAAGTCGTACGCGCCGGCCCGGATGGCTGCCACCGCCGTCTCCAGGCTGCCGAAGGCCGTCACCACCACCACGGGGATGTCCGGGCGGTTGAGGACGATGCGCTCGCACAGCTCCAGCCCGTCCATGCCCGGCATCCTCATGTCGGTGAGGACGGTGTCGAAGTCCTCCGTCTCCAACAGGGGAAAGGCCTCGTCCGCGCTGCCTCGCACCGTGGGCTCGAAGCCCCGGCGCGCCAGCCCCTTCTCCAACAGCGCCCGCATCTCGCGCTCGTCCTCCACGACCAGGATGCGGCCCTTCGTCGCGCTCATGCCTTGGCCTCCTCTGTTTCCTTCGCCTCGAGTGGGAGGAAGATGGAAAAGCAACTACCGCGTCCGGGTTCACTGCTCACGGAAATCCAGCCGCCATGGTCCCGGATGAGTCCATAGGAGACAGACAGGCCCAGGCCCGTGCCTTCTCCCACGTCCTTGGTGGTGAAGAAGGGCTCGAAGATGCGGGGCAGCACCTCCGGAGAGATGCCCTCGCCCTCGTCCGTGACGTCCACCCGCACCCACTCGCGCTCCGGTCCCCCCAGGTCCGCCGGGGGCAGGGCGCGCTCCCTCCCCAGCCGGATCCGCAGCGTGCCCGGGCGTTTCATCGACTGCATGCCGTTGACCACCAGGTTGGTGAGGGCCTGTTGAATCTGCCCGGCGTCCACCTCCAGGTTCACCGGCCCCGGCGCCTCGTGGGTGAGGACGATGTTGCGCCGCGTCGCCATGGGCCGCAGCAGCGACAACGTCCGCTCCACCAGCTCGCTCAGGTCCTCTGGAGCGCGCCGGGGCGTGCGCCGCCGGGCGAAGTCCAGCAACTGGCGGATGATGGCCGTCATGTGCTGCACCTGCTGGGAGATGATGCGGGCGCACTCCTTCGTCTCGTCTCCCTCGGCCTCGCCGGAGGCGATCATCTTCGCCCGGCCGAGCACCACGTTGAGCGGAGTGCCCAGCTCATGGGCCACGCCGGAGGCGAGCTTGCCCACCGTGCCCAACCGGTCCGCGTGCCGCAGGTGTTCGAGCATGGCCAGTCGCGCCGCCGTCTCGGCCGCCACCTGCTCGCGCGCCGTGGCCAGTCCGGAGGCCATCCGGTTCATCGCCTCGGCGAGCGTGGCCAGCTCGTCCTTCTGCGTGAGGTACACCCGCGCCCCCAGCTCCCCCTGGCCGATGCGGTGCGCGAGCCCCACCAGTTGCTCCACCGGACGGCCCACCAGCCTTCTGCCCATGGCCATGGCCACCAGCAGGAAGGCCAGGGTGATGGCACCGGTGGCCACCGCCGTGCCCACCACCGTCTGGCGCACGTGCTGCCGCTGCTCGGTGAGGGGCTCGGTGATTTCAATGGCTCCCCGCCGCTCCCCGACGATGATGGGGGTGAAGGAGCGCAGCAGGCCGGTCTCCTGCTGCTGGTCCTCGAAGGAGGTGTCCCACCCGGAGCGCAGCGCCTGGAGCTGAACGGGAGGGAGACGTGCCGCCTCCGGCATGTCCAGCCACAGCCAGCCCAGCCGCACCTGCTCCTGGAGGCGGTTGGCGTCCGCGAGCACCGCCCGGGCCTCCTCCTCGCCTTCCAGCTCCCAGGTCCGGACGAACGAGCCGCCCACCGTGTAGCCGAGCAGGCGGTGATCGTTGCGCATGTCCAGCGCCGAGCGGGCCAGCTCGCGTTGCACCTCGACGGTCTCCAGCCCTGCGATGACGGCGAAGGCGAGCAGGACCAGGGCGAGGGTGATCTTCCGGGCGAGCTTCATTCATCCACTACAACGCGCGCGCCCACCGGGGTCCATGGTCGGAAGATGGGAAGACGGACTCGGGGCAGAATGCCCCATGGGGCGGCTTGCCCCGCGTCATTCCCGAAGGGACGCATCGCGT
This genomic interval carries:
- a CDS encoding sensor histidine kinase — encoded protein: MKLARKITLALVLLAFAVIAGLETVEVQRELARSALDMRNDHRLLGYTVGGSFVRTWELEGEEEARAVLADANRLQEQVRLGWLWLDMPEAARLPPVQLQALRSGWDTSFEDQQQETGLLRSFTPIIVGERRGAIEITEPLTEQRQHVRQTVVGTAVATGAITLAFLLVAMAMGRRLVGRPVEQLVGLAHRIGQGELGARVYLTQKDELATLAEAMNRMASGLATAREQVAAETAARLAMLEHLRHADRLGTVGKLASGVAHELGTPLNVVLGRAKMIASGEAEGDETKECARIISQQVQHMTAIIRQLLDFARRRTPRRAPEDLSELVERTLSLLRPMATRRNIVLTHEAPGPVNLEVDAGQIQQALTNLVVNGMQSMKRPGTLRIRLGRERALPPADLGGPEREWVRVDVTDEGEGISPEVLPRIFEPFFTTKDVGEGTGLGLSVSYGLIRDHGGWISVSSEPGRGSCFSIFLPLEAKETEEAKA